The Pseudomonas extremaustralis genome contains a region encoding:
- the ubiU gene encoding ubiquinone anaerobic biosynthesis protein UbiU: MQLVCPAGNLPALKAAVRQGADAVYVGFRDDTNARHFAGLNMDDKQFDGAVAFIRQHQRKLYVAVNTYPQPKIWARWQRAVDRAADHGVDALIAADPGVLDYAARQHPHMALHLSVQGSATHAAALKFYVERYGIRRAVLPRVLSLAQVKQVAASSPVPIEVFGFGSLCIMAEGRCHLSSYITGESPNLCGVCSPAKAVRWSEDAAGLSARLSDVLIDRYTPDEPAGYPTLCKGRFLVGGKRFHALEEPTSLDTLDLLPELSAIGVAAVKIEGRQRSPAYVEQVTRVWRAALDAHRSAPAGFVVKDQWRQVLAGLSEGSQTTLGAYHRAWQ, from the coding sequence ATGCAACTGGTCTGCCCCGCAGGCAACCTGCCTGCGCTCAAAGCCGCGGTGCGCCAAGGCGCCGATGCGGTGTATGTCGGCTTTCGCGATGACACCAACGCCCGGCATTTCGCCGGGCTGAACATGGACGACAAACAGTTCGACGGTGCCGTCGCCTTTATTCGCCAGCACCAGCGCAAGCTGTACGTGGCGGTCAACACCTACCCGCAACCGAAGATCTGGGCACGTTGGCAGCGCGCTGTCGACCGCGCGGCGGACCACGGTGTGGACGCGCTGATCGCCGCCGACCCCGGCGTGCTCGACTACGCCGCCCGGCAGCATCCACACATGGCCTTGCACTTGTCGGTGCAGGGCTCGGCCACCCACGCGGCGGCGCTGAAGTTCTATGTCGAGCGCTACGGCATTCGGCGCGCGGTGTTGCCTCGCGTGCTGTCCCTGGCCCAGGTCAAGCAAGTGGCCGCCAGCAGCCCGGTGCCGATCGAAGTCTTCGGCTTCGGTAGCCTGTGCATCATGGCCGAGGGGCGTTGCCACTTGTCGTCCTACATCACTGGCGAGTCGCCCAACCTGTGCGGCGTGTGTTCGCCGGCCAAGGCAGTGCGCTGGAGCGAGGACGCCGCCGGGTTGAGCGCACGCTTGAGCGACGTGTTGATCGACCGCTACACCCCGGACGAGCCCGCCGGCTACCCGACCCTGTGCAAAGGCCGTTTCCTGGTCGGCGGCAAGCGCTTTCATGCGCTGGAGGAGCCCACCAGCCTCGACACCCTCGACCTGCTGCCGGAGCTCAGTGCCATCGGTGTCGCGGCGGTCAAGATCGAAGGTCGGCAACGCAGCCCGGCCTATGTGGAACAAGTCACCCGGGTCTGGCGCGCCGCGCTAGACGCCCACCGCAGCGCGCCGGCCGGTTTTGTAGTCAAGGACCAGTGGCGCCAGGTGCTGGCCGGGTTATCCGAAGGCAGCCAGACCACGCTCGGCGCCTACCATCGTGCGTGGCAGTGA
- a CDS encoding U32 family peptidase, with the protein MKLSLGPVLFYWDKEHLGRFYSDMAGLPLDVIYLGETVCAKRRALSLDQWLGLGRELQACSQAQIVLSSLTLIEAASELSSLRRLCDNGELLVEANDMGAVQMLIERKLPFVGGPALNLYNGHALVQLLDAGMVRWVPPVECSQGLIADVLAQVRELGRTLPEVEIFAYGHLPLAYSARCFTARAENRPKDDCQFCCLNYPDGMALTSQEGQALFTLNGIQTMSADVTNLLADYPGLVNSGADLLRLSPRAEGMVEVVQAFDQVRQGAAPPLFVGGCNGYWHGQAGMLRVEEVGLC; encoded by the coding sequence ATGAAACTCAGCCTGGGACCGGTGCTGTTTTATTGGGATAAGGAACACTTGGGGCGCTTCTATTCGGACATGGCCGGCTTGCCCCTGGACGTGATTTACCTGGGGGAAACCGTGTGCGCCAAACGCCGCGCGCTGTCCCTGGATCAATGGCTGGGGCTGGGCCGCGAATTGCAGGCGTGCAGCCAGGCGCAGATCGTGTTGTCGAGCCTGACCCTGATCGAAGCCGCCTCCGAACTGTCGAGCCTGCGCCGCCTGTGCGACAACGGCGAACTGTTGGTGGAAGCCAACGACATGGGCGCGGTGCAGATGCTGATCGAGCGCAAATTACCCTTCGTCGGCGGCCCGGCGCTCAACCTCTACAACGGCCATGCTCTGGTGCAATTGCTCGACGCGGGCATGGTGCGCTGGGTGCCGCCGGTGGAGTGTTCCCAGGGCTTGATCGCCGATGTCCTGGCGCAAGTGCGCGAACTTGGGCGGACGCTGCCCGAGGTGGAAATCTTCGCCTACGGCCATCTGCCCCTGGCGTATTCGGCGCGCTGCTTCACTGCCCGCGCCGAGAACCGGCCCAAGGACGATTGCCAGTTCTGCTGCCTCAATTACCCCGACGGCATGGCATTGACCAGCCAGGAAGGACAGGCGCTGTTCACCTTGAACGGCATCCAGACAATGTCGGCCGACGTCACCAACCTGCTGGCCGATTACCCTGGATTGGTCAACAGCGGCGCCGACCTGCTGCGCCTGAGCCCACGGGCCGAAGGCATGGTGGAAGTGGTCCAGGCGTTCGACCAGGTCCGCCAGGGCGCCGCGCCGCCGCTGTTCGTCGGCGGCTGCAACGGCTACTGGCATGGCCAGGCCGGCATGCTGCGGGTCGAGGAGGTGGGCCTGTGCTGA
- the ubiT gene encoding ubiquinone anaerobic biosynthesis accessory factor UbiT, which produces MLSRKQWLLKGADRFLPLIRHVPFGVQRLALQQALNRSLAQPLRDGGFDLLRGRWLCLRIPDLGLCWYLTLAREGLRIAEKAEAQVSISGNWREFLLLASRQEDPDTLFFRRRLVIEGDTELGLGLKNLIDSLDPDVLPPWLWRNLERAGRGVAV; this is translated from the coding sequence GTGCTGAGTCGCAAACAATGGCTGCTCAAGGGCGCCGACCGCTTCCTCCCGTTGATCCGCCACGTGCCTTTCGGCGTACAGCGCCTGGCCTTGCAGCAGGCCCTCAACCGCAGCCTGGCGCAGCCGCTGCGCGACGGCGGCTTCGACCTGTTGCGCGGACGCTGGCTGTGCCTGCGCATCCCCGACCTGGGGTTGTGCTGGTACCTGACCCTGGCGCGGGAGGGGCTGCGGATCGCTGAAAAAGCCGAGGCCCAGGTGAGCATCAGCGGCAACTGGCGAGAGTTTTTGTTGCTGGCCAGCCGCCAGGAAGATCCGGATACGTTGTTCTTTCGGCGACGGTTAGTGATCGAGGGGGACACGGAGTTGGGATTGGGCTTGAAAAACCTGATCGACAGCCTCGACCCGGATGTATTGCCGCCCTGGTTGTGGCGCAACCTGGAACGCGCGGGGCGAGGGGTGGCGGTTTAG
- the lexA gene encoding transcriptional repressor LexA encodes MYSMTTLTPRRTAILTFIRDRIAQQGQSPSLAEIAEAFGFASRSVARKHVVALTEAGFIEVNPNQARGIRLLNQPARAEWLDVPVLGRVAAGLPIGADADVHSRLQLDPATFTKTPDYLLRVQGDSMIEDGILDGDLVGVRRSAEAVNGQIVVARLDGEVTIKRFERHGEQVRLLPRNPAYQPIVVGPDQDLAIEGVFCGLVRQG; translated from the coding sequence ATGTACTCCATGACGACTCTGACCCCCCGCCGTACCGCCATCCTGACCTTTATCCGCGACCGTATCGCGCAGCAAGGCCAATCCCCCAGCCTCGCCGAGATCGCCGAGGCGTTTGGCTTTGCCTCGCGCAGTGTCGCGCGCAAACACGTGGTGGCGCTGACCGAAGCCGGTTTCATCGAGGTCAACCCCAACCAGGCCCGTGGCATTCGCCTGCTCAACCAGCCCGCGCGCGCCGAATGGCTGGATGTTCCCGTGCTCGGGCGCGTGGCCGCCGGCTTGCCCATCGGCGCCGATGCCGACGTGCACAGCCGCTTGCAACTCGATCCCGCCACCTTCACCAAAACCCCGGATTACCTGCTGCGAGTGCAGGGCGATTCGATGATCGAGGACGGTATTCTCGACGGCGACCTGGTGGGCGTGCGGCGCAGTGCCGAGGCCGTGAATGGGCAGATCGTGGTGGCGCGCCTGGACGGTGAAGTCACCATCAAGCGTTTCGAGCGTCACGGCGAGCAGGTGCGTCTGTTGCCGCGTAACCCTGCGTATCAACCCATCGTGGTCGGCCCCGACCAGGACCTGGCCATCGAAGGGGTGTTCTGCGGCCTGGTGAGGCAAGGCTGA
- the imuA gene encoding translesion DNA synthesis-associated protein ImuA has translation MGAVVALDSLFNGGRVWKGRPVAPPASVHPTGLAALDAVLPTGGWPESALSEILVAKDGVGELQLVLPTLARLSAAGERIVLVAPPYTPYPHAWQNAGVDLRQLSVVRAEERDALWAVEQCLRSGSCGAVLCWPRKADDRALRRLQVAAETGQTLAFAWRALSEAINASPAALRLVVEAKPARVRVLKCRGGLAHPTPIALAGH, from the coding sequence ATGGGCGCCGTCGTTGCGTTGGATTCGCTGTTCAATGGCGGCCGCGTATGGAAGGGCCGGCCTGTCGCGCCGCCGGCCAGCGTGCACCCCACCGGGCTGGCGGCGTTGGATGCGGTGTTGCCCACGGGCGGTTGGCCGGAGTCGGCCTTGAGCGAAATCCTTGTGGCCAAGGACGGCGTGGGCGAACTGCAATTGGTGCTGCCGACCCTGGCGCGGTTGTCGGCGGCGGGGGAGCGCATTGTATTGGTGGCGCCGCCCTACACGCCGTATCCCCATGCCTGGCAGAACGCCGGGGTGGATTTGCGTCAGCTCTCGGTGGTCCGGGCCGAGGAGCGCGATGCGTTGTGGGCGGTGGAACAATGCCTGCGTTCCGGCAGTTGCGGCGCGGTGCTGTGCTGGCCGCGCAAGGCCGATGACCGCGCGCTGCGGCGTTTGCAGGTGGCGGCGGAAACCGGGCAGACCCTGGCGTTTGCCTGGCGCGCCTTGAGCGAAGCGATCAATGCCTCGCCCGCCGCCCTGCGCCTGGTCGTCGAGGCCAAACCGGCCCGTGTGCGGGTGCTCAAATGCCGGGGCGGCCTGGCCCATCCGACGCCGATTGCCCTGGCGGGGCACTGA